A single genomic interval of Hemiscyllium ocellatum isolate sHemOce1 chromosome 37, sHemOce1.pat.X.cur, whole genome shotgun sequence harbors:
- the LOC132833657 gene encoding RING finger protein 223, whose product MSTSTDVWHTEDSLPEETCSRVESSDGSSDGGLECTICFSSYDNTFKTPKLLQCQHAFCLECLARLAASTPADQSSDIICPLCRSQTALPENGTPALKTSQELLAQLPPQLQLEEPVWVEGKKLCCKNSKEPGNSDFCICIDIGETKPENAAPPATVIDNRLLNCFGLLGDWKRLVLFILVLIIFLGIVLWPLRCAIATQNLSCARNPPPTSAPVNTTR is encoded by the coding sequence ATGTCTACTTCCACGGATGTATGGCACACTGAAGACTCTCTCCCTGAGGAGACTTGCTCTCGTGTAGAAAGCTCTGACGGGAGCTCAGATGGAGGTCTGGAGTGCACAATCTGCTTCAGTTCCTATGACAACACCTTCAAGACTCCCAAGTTGCTGCAGTGCCAGCATGCCTTTTGCTTGGAGTGTCTGGCCAGACTGGCAGCCAGCACACCAGCTGACCAGTCCTCTGATATCATCTGCCCACTTTGCAGGAGCCAGACAGCGTTGCCTGAAAATGGAACTCCTGCCTTAAAAACAAGCCAAGAGCTACTCGCTCAGCTCCCACCTCAGCTACAACTTGAAGAACCAGTATGGGTGGAAGGCAAGAAACTGTGCTGCAAGAACTCAAAAGAGCCTGGTAATTCTGACTTTTGCATCTGTATTGACATTggtgaaacaaaaccagaaaatgcaGCTCCTCCTGCCACAGTAATAGACAATAGACTACTAAATTGCTTCGGTCTCCTTGGTGACTGGAAGAGACTAGTACTATTTATACTCGTACTCATAATTTTCCTTGGCATTGTGTTATGGCCACTCCGATGTGCAATTGCCACACAAAATCTAAGCTGTGCTCGCAATCCTCCTCCAACATCTGCCCCTGTCAATACTACAAGATAA